The genomic window GTCATGCCATTCAGCACATAATAGCGCGCTTTTCCTCAATAGATCATCTTGAACAGGAAGGTCGTCGAGATATTCCTCCACTCTTCTTTTAACTTCCGTAAGATGGTGTTTTAAAAGAACGCCCGGATGAGATTCTATGGAAGTAATGCTATCCTCGCCTCCTCATTATAAGGATAGGAATAAGAGCTCTTAAGCTTTGCACAAATGCTTTTACCAAAGGGATTAAACATTATATCAGCTGACTCAATAAGCGTTCTATCAGAAGAAACAGCTATCGGCATCCTGACTTTCATTAAAGCAGTTTCTCCCTCAAGCTTTAGATCAAGAAGATCTTCACACAAGAAAGCACTCACGACGTTTCCAAAGCCACTGCAAAGAGTTAGTTCCATGTCCCATAGCAATTCAAAATCAGCTAAGCACTCTGAAATACCGAGGTAAGGAGTGTAATATGGGGAATGATTTTCAAGCCTGCTTCTAAGCTCATCCATAAGCATGGCATCAGAGTGATGGAAATAAATCTCATAAGAAGGATTCTTTAAAAGCTCAAGACGAACCTGCGTATGAAATCTATCCCCCTTAGATCTCTTAAGGTTAATCCAAGCTTTACTTTTAGTATCGAGGTAGTTTACGCCCAACGTGATCTTCTTGGAAGGAG from Synergistota bacterium includes these protein-coding regions:
- the cas5b gene encoding type I-B CRISPR-associated protein Cas5 → MRVIAFKIWGDFALFRRFYTTSSPLTYPFPPPSTIRGLIAAILGLKREEYPEILSPQKSRVGVRLLSPSKKITLGVNYLDTKSKAWINLKRSKGDRFHTQVRLELLKNPSYEIYFHHSDAMLMDELRSRLENHSPYYTPYLGISECLADFELLWDMELTLCSGFGNVVSAFLCEDLLDLKLEGETALMKVRMPIAVSSDRTLIESADIMFNPFGKSICAKLKSSYSYPYNEEARIALLP